A single genomic interval of Lucilia cuprina isolate Lc7/37 chromosome 2, ASM2204524v1, whole genome shotgun sequence harbors:
- the LOC111678374 gene encoding cytochrome b5-related protein, translating into MKLSNLWKVLFKRIKSKMSKVNKEKSNKKFTDDWRRSNISRTIPSYRNHPFITTESWLEGKHTDDEAEGLWRIYDTLYDFTPFIAKHPGGSFWLEKTKGTDITEPFETHHIKGISPLLLQKYKVREALKPRNYTFTMREKGFYKTLKSRVAETLKDLDYTPVKKSNLFHLTLLISTLGCSILSALNAGIIFELIAALSLCWLSTSAHNYFHQKDNWQMYTFNFTLMNFAEWRISHAISHHVYTNSLYDLEMSLFEPFLCWIPNEHISSKVKRILSVIIQPIFYVAIFPFHFIQRLLRSIFVKNELLWHDVIGFSLPLLMLICSNSSLANVLLHWSRIIAIGSFLFGLIGLNAAHHIPTIYHDGDANRKDRDWGLYQLDTVIDRADIKGSQFMVLTHFGEHALHHLFPTLDHGVLPQLYPVFRKTLEEFKEELRECTFLEHIIGQNKQLLRTKPNPVPPCERNKKSN; encoded by the exons ATGAAGTTGTCGAATTTAtggaaagttttatttaaaagaataaaatctaaaatgtcTAAAGTTAATAAggaaaaatctaacaaaaaatttacagacGATTGGAGACGATCGAATATTTCTAGGACAATTCCATCCTATAGAAATCATCCATTTATAACAACTGAAAG CTGGTTAGAGGGTAAACACACTGACGATGAGGCTGAAGGATTGTGGCGTATCTACGATACATTGTACGATTTTACACCATTCATTGCCAAACATCCGGGTGGTTCATTCTGGTTGGAAAAAACCAAAGGTACCGATATTACAGAACCATTTGAGACTCATCACATTAAGGGAATTTCTCCACTACTATTGCAAAAGTATAAAGTACGCGAGGCACTGAAGCCAAGGAATTACACTTTCACCATGCGTGAAAAAGGCTTTTATAAAACACTTAAAAGTCGAGTCGCTGAAACACTAAAGGATTTAGATTATACACCCGTTAAAAAGTCAAAT ttATTCCATTTAACTCTTCTGATCTCCACATTAGGCTGTTCTATACTATCGGCCCTTAATGCTGGTATAATATTTGAACTTATTGCCGCTTTATCTCTATGTTGGCTAAGTACCTCAGCTCATAATTATTTTCATCAGAAGGATAATTGGCAGAtgtatacttttaattttacaCTAATGAATTTTGCCGAATGGCGCATTTCACATGCGATCTCTCATCATGTTTATACCAATTCATTATACGACTTGGAAATGTCTTTGTTTGAACCCTTCTTATGTTGGATTCCCAATGAACATATTTCATCTAAAGTTAAACGTATTTTATCGGTGATAATACAACCCATATTTTATGTTGCCATATTTCCCTTTCACTTTATACAAAG ATTATTACGTtcgatttttgtgaaaaatgaaCTATTGTGGCATGATGTTATCGGTTTCTCGTTACCGCTCCTAATGCTTATTTGCTCCAACTCTTCTCTAGCCAATGTTTTACTGCATTGGTCTCGCATTATTGCTATCGGTAGTTTTCTATTCGGTTTAATTGGTCTTAATGCTGCCCATCATATACCAACCATTTATCATGATGGTGATGCCAATCGTAAAGATCGCGATTGGGGTCTTTATCAATTGGATACTGTTATTGATCGCGCTGACATTAAAGGATCTCAATTTATGGTTCTTACTCATTTTGGTGAACATGCTTTACATCATTTATTTCCTACTCTAGATCATGGTGTTTTACCACAACTGTACCCAGTGTTTAGAAAAACTCTTGAGGAGTTTAAAGAAGAGCTGCGAGAGTGTACATTTTTGGAACATATTATTGGTCAAAATAAACAGTTGTTAAGAACAAAACCAAATCCAGTGCCACCATGcgaaagaaataagaaaagtaATTGA